A single Drosophila ananassae strain 14024-0371.13 chromosome 3L, ASM1763931v2, whole genome shotgun sequence DNA region contains:
- the LOC6495918 gene encoding 39S ribosomal protein L43, mitochondrial codes for MSNSHLFLKSGFPRAPLQNGLGRYVCQLQRITLKFCKNNGSSRGMRDFIENHLLDFAKENPGIVVYVKPRRHRTPVLVGEYLNGDREWLSCRNSTQEEISKWIDLLKTQNGSSSSLRLRKMWHTDVPSIQGPWTPFLLRSPEAQDQKYPSEESSKPLDIPQTATEKLIELFRQQQLEAGESANEVLSKKRAE; via the exons atgtcAAACAGCCACTTGTTTTTGAAGTCTGGATTCCCACGAGCCCCCCTGCAGAACGGCCTGGGTCGTTATGTCTGCCAGTTGCAGCGGATAACTCTGAAATTCTGCAAGAACAACGGCTCCAGCAGAGGCATGCG cGACTTCATTGAGAACCACTTGCTGGACTTTGCTAAGGAGAATCCTGGGATAGTGGTCTACGTGAAACCAAGACGCCACCGCACGCCGGTCTTGGTGGGCGAATATC TAAATGGCGACCGCGAGTGGCTGAGCTGCAGGAACAGCACTCAGGAGGAGATCTCCAAGTGGATCGATCTGCTAAAGACCCAAAATGGTAGCTCCAGCTCCCTTCGGCTGCGCAAAATGTGGCACACGGACGTTCCCTCGATTCAGGGTCCCTGGACACCCTTCCTTTTGCGATCTCCCGAGGCCCAGGACCAGAAGTATCCCAGCGAGGAGTCCTCCAAGCCGCTAGACATACCGCAAACCGCCACCGAGAAGCTCATTGAACTCTTCCGGCAGCAGCAACTGGAGGCTGGAGAATCCGCCAACGAAGTTCTGAGCAAAAAGCGCGCAGAATGA
- the LOC6494690 gene encoding uncharacterized protein LOC6494690 isoform X2 has translation MAWNTATLFSGAKYLKDSEEEESEEEEDEEEGSAKSGSTSSFSLQECIDEFRARRVRRVSGQSRDCENNNNNMTRAREEQLPRSRRATDADLINQNRSNKEQERKGKPCKDGFCYCFTSDSGDCASIAPPRDQHVRLPRRSRRSDSSKATKQNNLGSQGKQTEKRRQSEPPNIRSCSRSKSPLTAVSRLSAVDGDDAPLIHIIQELRDNCVVSEVRVNRQRFPQSASSCQHRNSRIKASKLEAYEAIAYKPSAPVLSNISEQDSAVEEEELQQELEVEKEMPTTEASSRKNSRSRRSSGAGGRLLQKRLSQTQVNFKARDVHQPPKKPPRRSSQSLDGKCSQSSLASTNPSVREAERVLDEFLRKHGIEVPVSNLESKSSRKKDGQRRSYPMAEVEKPKSRSKQLPTCPSLSDIERVVESKKGSNYSRNIRQESNRKSGPSKQIILGWTEPKITEMLNYEGKSAREFKSLAPPAEPQVSIGWQVPKPQPQPVVPKVSLDTVDGIMSENFAANMEHKETPIKYPKIIKTAGGQASQKFIWGEQWRNLSPWKGNKSKKLGSKSKNFLNNSKKKILRFVSPKKSNQQEPPREEQTRPPPKLCTVGVQTSTSQLDLQSQSPPGSYHSPMQTTPSGTTTSTRQHLDREQPYFDFDRKVDAPTPPKKIPRANRARKLDFQTEAAPTTYRSYHKDLDQDVTLTKMGYLLSSIRSKLEASDERAIQTFRDCSRFESRHSSLEQFPRQTESYDCTDGPSSQTTVSVGTTRPLLHRELDSEPIYSEIEEDCMRIRGSPHHEVKTAVQRITPTPTATPPPSSASYVSEITPVPSPSSADVEAMYARVQKTPKNSPQIKGKPSQLIMPPQEERTEIVVQKMPPQRSNQVVQSGIDQNTHNQPVALGHFLHESLKNGSFFQFMPLPEEPSGTESSCSASQTTASSVIRQSVLKTSPPLIHQSLNNISEKDSPPKSYRNLSRSQLSLQRSEIFLDNLCRSELVLDRLEKVPNTCSNVDSVSYDLPNEGGDELYGDYSMGEAESGRSSIGGNDYGSGQIDPQPENQSTPKKQVPPKSQRFTTKPTRNLSIDINDSQTTPLRPLGQNISFSCPTTPQQAELQVGNSTGFHNNSSSLVELGQVTLPNNPSDSQLMSVSALARCRLLKDALRRSYRKGKDFFKAEKLRLTNTLNISRDQSNQTDGELDSSSYYASFNLDSLLNESLTTNEQLAQAVSICRQMPELEISAEMVEAERLLLFSSLRKSKPGRLANEEALASRRQSQCLLIDGMKLPVRADVNQDMFFNYHYICTFECGGRIRSTQSVECQNGSALFRDCGLEFYSADKAESLELHCQIFMLRLRKVSTLSLEPAKSLRRGSGNLGSSNSSSSAGSGSEHIVSRFRLHASFTLRAMDLSPFEVVGSETKASDTICLRSSRSWPLPIKAHTKSTNLGPGIAITGRVDLRLPKTRFSGYLNVQDPRNQHHWNRRWCSLDGLELSVWQHEHNLENETPIFSLELPGRGKFCVEAAPRDLCARARSFLLQGKESDYESGVFFAADTQAELLEWLRHLNEALEFARHWLSAP, from the exons ATGGCATGGAACACGGCCACA TTATTTTCGGGTGCAAAGTACTTGAAAGATtctgaggaggaggagtccgAGGAAGAGGAGGATGAAGAAGAGGGCTCGGCGAAGTCCGGTTCTACGAGTTCTTTCAGCCTACAAGAGTGCATCGATGAGTTCCGAGCCCGACGCGTTCGTCGAGTTTCCGGACAGAGTCGCGACTGCGagaataacaataacaacatgACCCGTGCCAGAGAGGAGCAGCTGCCCAGAAGCCGTAGGGCAACGGATGCGGACCTAATCAACCAGAATCGCAGCAACAAGGAGCAGGAACGAAAGGGTAAACCCTGCAAGGATGGATTCTGTTACTGTTTCACCAGCGACAGCGGGGACTGCGCCTCGATAGCTCCGCCACGTGACCAGCACGTGCGCCTGCCCCGTCGCAGCAGGCGTTCCGACAGTAGTAAG GCTACTAAGCAGAACAATCTGGGCAGCCAGGGAAAGCAGACCGAGAAACGACGCCAGAGCGAACCACCCAACATTAGGTCCTGTTCCAGATCCAAGAGTCCGTTGACAGCTGTAAGTCGCCTGAGTGCCGTAGACGGCGATGATGCGCCGCTTATCCACATCATCCAGGAGCTGCGGGACAATTGCGTGGTGTCTGAGGTGCGAGTGAACCGCCAAAGGTTCCCACAAAGTGCATCCAGCTGCCAGCACAGGAACTCTCGAATTAAAGCCTCCAAATTAGAGGCCTACGAAGCTATTGCCTACAAGCCCTCGGCTCCCGTTTTGTCCAACATCAGCGAGCAGGATTCGGCTgttgaggaggaggagcttCAACAGGAGCTAGAGGTAGAAAAGGAAATGCCGACCACAGAGGCCAGTAGCCGTAAAAATTCCCGATCTCGGCGCAGTTCCGGTGCCGGCGGACGTCTCCTTCAGAAGCGACTCTCCCAGACGCAAGTTAACTTCAAAGCACGCGATGTCCATCAGCCACCGAAGAAGCCACCGCGTCGCAGTTCCCAGAGCCTGGATGGAAAGTGTTCCCAATCCTCGCTCGCCTCCACGAATCCCTCCGTGAGGGAAGCGGAGCGGGTCCTCGACGAATTTCTTCGCAAACACGGCATCGAGGTGCCGGTTAGTAACCTGGAATCGAAGTCCTCTCGAAAGAAGGATGGCCAACGCAGGTCCTATCCCATGG CCGAGGTGGAGAAGCCCAAGAGCCGCAGCAAGCAGCTGCCCACTTGCCCCTCGCTCAGCGACATCGAACGCGTCGTCGAGTCCAAGAAGGGCTCCAATTACTCTCGAAATATTCGCCAGGAAAGCAACCGCAAGAGCGGTCCTTCCAAGCAGATCATTCTGGGCTGGACAGAGCCCAAAATCACCGAAATGCTCAACTACGAGGGGAAGTCTGCCAGGGAGTTTAAGTCGCTAGCTCCGCCAGCGGAGCCACAAGTGTCGATTGGATGGCAAGTGCCGAAGCCCCAGCCGCAGCCAGTTGTCCCAAAGGTGTCCCTGGACACGGTCGATGGGATTATGAGCGAGAATTTCGCCGCCAACATGGAGCACAAGGAAACGCCCATTAAGTATCCGAAAATTATCAAAACAGCAGGCGGCCAGGCCAGCCAGAAGTTCATCTGGGGCGAGCAGTGGCGGAACCTCTCCCCCTGGAAAGGCAACAAGTCCAAGAAGCTGGGCTCCAAGTCGAAGAACTTTCTCAACAACTCCAAGAAGAAGATCCTCCGATTCGTTTCGCCAAAGAAATCAAACCAGCAGGAGCCTCCGCGCGAGGAGCAAACAAGACCTCCTCCCAAGCTATGCACTGTGGGCGTCCAAACGTCCACTTCGCAGCTGGACCTACAGTCTCAGTCGCCGCCAGGCAGCTATCACTCTCCCATGCAGACCACTCCCTCCGGCACGACAACCTCAACCCGCCAGCACCTGGACAGGGAGCAGCCCTACTTCGACTTCGATCGTAAGGTGGACGCTCCGACGCCTCCCAAGAAGATTCCCCGAGCGAATCGTGCTCGCAAATTGGATTTCCAAACAGAGGCAGCTCCCACCACCTATCGCTCGTACCACAAGGATCTGGATCAGGATGTTACTCTGACCAAAATGGGCTACCTGCTCAGCAGCATTCGCTCCAAGCTGGAGGCCAGCGACGAACGAGCCATACAAACATTTCGG gactGTTCCCGATTTGAGTCCCGTCACTCGTCTCTGGAGCAATTCCCACGGCAAACTGAAAGCTACGACTGCACCGATGGACCCAGCTCTCAGACTACCGTCTCTGTGGGCACCACTCGACCCTTGCTCCACAGGGAACTTGATAGCGAGCCCATTTACTCGGAGATCGAGGAGGATTGCATGCGGATCAGGGGAAGTCCACATCATGAGGTTAAGACTGCAGTGCAGCGTATAACTCCCACGCCCACTGCCACGCCGCCGCCTAGCTCGGCATCCTATGTTAGTGAGATTACTCCAGTGCCTTCGCCCTCGTCCGCTGATGTGGAGGCCATGTATGCCAGGGTGCAAAAGACTCCAAAAAACTCGCCACAGATCAAGGGAAAACCCAGTCAGTTGATAATGCCTCCCCAGGAGGAACGAACTGAAATTGTTGTACAAAAAATGCCTCCGCAAAGATCTAATCAGGTAGTACAGTCTGGAATTGATCAAAATACTCACAACCAGCCCGTAGCATTGGGCCATTTTCTTCACGAGTCCTTGAAGAACGGCAGCTTCTTCCAGTTTATGCCACTGCCTGAGGAACCAAGTGGCACAGAGTCTTCTTGTTCAGCCAGCCAAACAACCGCATCTTCCGTGATACGCCAATCAGTCTTAAAGACTTCGCCTCCTCTGATCCACCAATCCTTGAACAACATCAGCGAAAAGGACTCGCCTCCCAAAAGTTACCGTAATCTCTCCCGCTCGCAGCTCTCTCTGCAGCGCAGTGAGATCTTCCTGGACAACTTGTGCCGCAGTGAACTGGTACTAGATCGCCTCGAAAAGGTGCCCAAT ACCTGCTCCAATGTTGATTCCGTGTCGTATGACCTACCAAATGAAGGCGGTGATGAGTTATACGGAGATTACAGCATGGGAGAGGCTGAAAGTGGCAGGAGTTCCATTGGCGGCAATGATTACGGCTCCGGTCAGATCGATCCTCAACCAGAGAACCAGAGCACCCCCAAGAAGCAAGTGCCGCCGAAGAGCCAGCGCTTCACAACTAAG CCGACACGCAATCTCAGCATTGATATAAACGATAGCCAGACCACGCCTCTGCGTCCTCTGGGCCAGAATATCAGCTTCAGCTGCCCCACAACTCCTCAGCAGGCGGAGCTACAGGTGGGTAACTCAACGGGATtccacaacaacagcagcagcttgGTGGAACTAGGCCAGGTGACCCTGCCGAACAATCCCAGCGACAGCCAGCTGATGTCGGTCAGCGCCCTGGCCCGCTGCCGCCTGCTGAAGGATGCACTGCGTCGGTCGTACCGCAAGGGTAAGGACTTTTTCAAAGCAGAGAAGCTGCGACTCACAAACACCTTGAACATATCGCGGGATCAGTCGAATCAAACTGATGGCGAGCTGGACAGCAGCAGCTACTATGCCAGCTTTAATTTGGATTCTCTGCTAAATGAATCCCTGACCACCAACGAGCAACTGGCTCAAGCTGTCAGTATTTGTCGCCAGATGCCAGAGCTGGAGATTTCTGCTGAAATGGTGGAGGCAGAGCGGTTACTTCTCTTCTCCAGCCTACGGAAGTCGAAGCCTGGTAGACTCGCGAATGAGGAAGCTTTGGCGTCTCGGAGGCAATCGCAGTGCCTACTTATCGATGGCATGAAGCTGCCAGTGCGTGCGGACGTTAATCAGGATATGTTTTTCAACTACCACTATATCTGCACCTTTGAGTGCGGAGGCCGCATTCGTTCCACCCAGTCGGTGGAGTGCCAGAATGGCTCCGCCCTGTTCCGCGATTGCGGACTGGAGTTCTATAGCGCAGATAAAGCAGAGTCTTTGGAGCTGCATTGCCAGATCTTTATGTTGAGGCTTCGCAAGGTGTCCACTCTATCACTGGAGCCTGCCAAATCCCTG cGACGAGGCAGCGGGAATTTAGGCTCCTCTAATTCCAGTTCCTCTGCTGGTTCTGGCTCTGAGCACATAGTCTCCCGCTTTCGTCTGCACGCCTCTTTCACCTTGAGGGCCATGGACCTGTCACCCTTCGAAGTGGTGGGCAGTGAAACAAAAGCCAGTGATACGATTTGCTTGCGTAGTTCCCGATCCTGGCCGCTGCCCATTAAAGCTCACACAAAATCCACAAATCTGGGACCAGGAATAGCAATTACCGGCCGGGTTGATCTTCGACTGCCCAAGACCCGTTTTTCCGGCTACCTGAATGTCCAGGATCCTAGGAACCAGCACCACTGGAACCGCAGATGGTGCAGTCTGGATGGCTTGGAGCTATCTGTCTGGCAACATGAGCACAATCTTGAGAATGAGACTCCCATTTTTTCCCTAGAGCTGCCAGGACGTGGAAAGTTTTGTGTAGAAGCGGCTCCACGAGATCTTTGTGCCAGGGCCAGGAGTTTCCTTCTGCAAGGAAAGGAATCAGACTACGAATCGGGCGTATTCTTTGCCGCCGACACCCAGGCTGAGCTATTGGAGTGGCTTCGCCATCTGAACGAGGCTCTGGAGTTCGCCAGGCACTGGCTGAGTGCCCCTTAA
- the LOC26514518 gene encoding protein angel produces MYKSMLRTVSLQARSISKIGSGKRKQKTGKEEMETRYDFNRRWMQLRNVGSSVRRSSAPLPSTFKVVSYNILAQDLLLEHLYLYMGIQQEWLTWRRRQQNLQREILKLDPDILCLQEMQYDHLSLLIQGLRMGNGRKLEYVYKKKTGHRTDGCAIVYDSSKFQLLDQRAVELHDHHVALLNRENVALFAKFRFKLDPDPCKEFVIATTHLLYNPKRNDVRCAQVNRMLEELNTFSEKAPVVLTGDFNSLVNSPAIEKLLGQQGQGQERAETETDHSPMRFELVHPGEGTASTYQDDWITVDYILRSISSRSTYKLLPVSIYNLPSINRCSSVGPIPNHYLGSDHYALGAVFTVV; encoded by the coding sequence ATGTACAAATCCATGCTGCGCACCGTCTCCCTCCAGGCCAGATCCATCAGCAAAATCGGAAGTGGCAAGCGCAAACAGAAAACGGGGAAGGAAGAGATGGAAACCCGCTACGACTTCAACAGGCGGTGGATGCAGCTCCGCAATGTGGGATCTAGCGTAAGGAGGAGCTCCGCGCCGTTGCCGTCAACTTTCAAGGTGGTCTCGTACAATATCCTGGCCCAAGACCTGCTGCTGGAGCACCTCTACCTCTACATGGGCATCCAGCAAGAGTGGCTCACTTGGCGCCGTCGACAACAGAACCTTCAGCGAGAGATCCTGAAACTGGACCCGGACATCCTGTGCCTGCAAGAGATGCAGTACGACCACCTGTCGCTACTTATCCAGGGACTGCGCATGGGCAACGGCCGAAAGCTGGAATACGTGTACAAAAAGAAGACCGGACACCGGACGGACGGATGTGCCATCGTCTACGATTCGTCCAAGTTCCAGTTGCTGGATCAGCGGGCTGTGGAGCTTCACGACCACCATGTGGCTTTACTGAATCGTGAAAATGTAGCGCTGTTCGCTAAGTTTCGCTTCAAACTGGATCCGGATCCCTGCAAGGAATTCGTCATTGCCACCACCCACTTGCTGTACAACCCGAAACGGAACGATGTCCGCTGCGCCCAAGTGAACAGGATGTTGGAAGAACTCAACACCTTCTCGGAGAAGGCCCCGGTTGTCCTAACTGGCGACTTCAACAGCTTGGTTAACTCCCCCGCCATCGAAAAGCTGCTCGGGCAACAAGGGCAGGGGCAAGAAAgggcggaaacggaaacggaccACTCCCCGATGCGTTTTGAACTTGTCCACCCTGGCGAGGGTACTGCCTCCACCTACCAGGACGACTGGATCACCGTCGACTACATCCTACGCTCGATCAGCTCGCGCAGCACCTACAAGCTCCTACCTGTCAGCATTTACAACCTGCCTTCCATCAACCGTTGCAGCAGCGTGGGTCCCATCCCCAATCACTATCTCGGGTCGGACCACTACGCCCTGGGCGCAGTGTTTACCGTAGTCTAG
- the LOC6494690 gene encoding uncharacterized protein LOC6494690 isoform X1: protein MAWNTATLFSGAKYLKDSEEEESEEEEDEEEGSAKSGSTSSFSLQECIDEFRARRVRRVSGQSRDCENNNNNMTRAREEQLPRSRRATDADLINQNRSNKEQERKGKPCKDGFCYCFTSDSGDCASIAPPRDQHVRLPRRSRRSDSSKATKQNNLGSQGKQTEKRRQSEPPNIRSCSRSKSPLTAVSRLSAVDGDDAPLIHIIQELRDNCVVSEVRVNRQRFPQSASSCQHRNSRIKASKLEAYEAIAYKPSAPVLSNISEQDSAVEEEELQQELEVEKEMPTTEASSRKNSRSRRSSGAGGRLLQKRLSQTQVNFKARDVHQPPKKPPRRSSQSLDGKCSQSSLASTNPSVREAERVLDEFLRKHGIEVPVSNLESKSSRKKDGQRRSYPMAEVEKPKSRSKQLPTCPSLSDIERVVESKKGSNYSRNIRQESNRKSGPSKQIILGWTEPKITEMLNYEGKSAREFKSLAPPAEPQVSIGWQVPKPQPQPVVPKVSLDTVDGIMSENFAANMEHKETPIKYPKIIKTAGGQASQKFIWGEQWRNLSPWKGNKSKKLGSKSKNFLNNSKKKILRFVSPKKSNQQEPPREEQTRPPPKLCTVGVQTSTSQLDLQSQSPPGSYHSPMQTTPSGTTTSTRQHLDREQPYFDFDRKVDAPTPPKKIPRANRARKLDFQTEAAPTTYRSYHKDLDQDVTLTKMGYLLSSIRSKLEASDERAIQTFRDCSRFESRHSSLEQFPRQTESYDCTDGPSSQTTVSVGTTRPLLHRELDSEPIYSEIEEDCMRIRGSPHHEVKTAVQRITPTPTATPPPSSASYVSEITPVPSPSSADVEAMYARVQKTPKNSPQIKGKPSQLIMPPQEERTEIVVQKMPPQRSNQVVQSGIDQNTHNQPVALGHFLHESLKNGSFFQFMPLPEEPSGTESSCSASQTTASSVIRQSVLKTSPPLIHQSLNNISEKDSPPKSYRNLSRSQLSLQRSEIFLDNLCRSELVLDRLEKVPNQTCSNVDSVSYDLPNEGGDELYGDYSMGEAESGRSSIGGNDYGSGQIDPQPENQSTPKKQVPPKSQRFTTKPTRNLSIDINDSQTTPLRPLGQNISFSCPTTPQQAELQVGNSTGFHNNSSSLVELGQVTLPNNPSDSQLMSVSALARCRLLKDALRRSYRKGKDFFKAEKLRLTNTLNISRDQSNQTDGELDSSSYYASFNLDSLLNESLTTNEQLAQAVSICRQMPELEISAEMVEAERLLLFSSLRKSKPGRLANEEALASRRQSQCLLIDGMKLPVRADVNQDMFFNYHYICTFECGGRIRSTQSVECQNGSALFRDCGLEFYSADKAESLELHCQIFMLRLRKVSTLSLEPAKSLRRGSGNLGSSNSSSSAGSGSEHIVSRFRLHASFTLRAMDLSPFEVVGSETKASDTICLRSSRSWPLPIKAHTKSTNLGPGIAITGRVDLRLPKTRFSGYLNVQDPRNQHHWNRRWCSLDGLELSVWQHEHNLENETPIFSLELPGRGKFCVEAAPRDLCARARSFLLQGKESDYESGVFFAADTQAELLEWLRHLNEALEFARHWLSAP, encoded by the exons ATGGCATGGAACACGGCCACA TTATTTTCGGGTGCAAAGTACTTGAAAGATtctgaggaggaggagtccgAGGAAGAGGAGGATGAAGAAGAGGGCTCGGCGAAGTCCGGTTCTACGAGTTCTTTCAGCCTACAAGAGTGCATCGATGAGTTCCGAGCCCGACGCGTTCGTCGAGTTTCCGGACAGAGTCGCGACTGCGagaataacaataacaacatgACCCGTGCCAGAGAGGAGCAGCTGCCCAGAAGCCGTAGGGCAACGGATGCGGACCTAATCAACCAGAATCGCAGCAACAAGGAGCAGGAACGAAAGGGTAAACCCTGCAAGGATGGATTCTGTTACTGTTTCACCAGCGACAGCGGGGACTGCGCCTCGATAGCTCCGCCACGTGACCAGCACGTGCGCCTGCCCCGTCGCAGCAGGCGTTCCGACAGTAGTAAG GCTACTAAGCAGAACAATCTGGGCAGCCAGGGAAAGCAGACCGAGAAACGACGCCAGAGCGAACCACCCAACATTAGGTCCTGTTCCAGATCCAAGAGTCCGTTGACAGCTGTAAGTCGCCTGAGTGCCGTAGACGGCGATGATGCGCCGCTTATCCACATCATCCAGGAGCTGCGGGACAATTGCGTGGTGTCTGAGGTGCGAGTGAACCGCCAAAGGTTCCCACAAAGTGCATCCAGCTGCCAGCACAGGAACTCTCGAATTAAAGCCTCCAAATTAGAGGCCTACGAAGCTATTGCCTACAAGCCCTCGGCTCCCGTTTTGTCCAACATCAGCGAGCAGGATTCGGCTgttgaggaggaggagcttCAACAGGAGCTAGAGGTAGAAAAGGAAATGCCGACCACAGAGGCCAGTAGCCGTAAAAATTCCCGATCTCGGCGCAGTTCCGGTGCCGGCGGACGTCTCCTTCAGAAGCGACTCTCCCAGACGCAAGTTAACTTCAAAGCACGCGATGTCCATCAGCCACCGAAGAAGCCACCGCGTCGCAGTTCCCAGAGCCTGGATGGAAAGTGTTCCCAATCCTCGCTCGCCTCCACGAATCCCTCCGTGAGGGAAGCGGAGCGGGTCCTCGACGAATTTCTTCGCAAACACGGCATCGAGGTGCCGGTTAGTAACCTGGAATCGAAGTCCTCTCGAAAGAAGGATGGCCAACGCAGGTCCTATCCCATGG CCGAGGTGGAGAAGCCCAAGAGCCGCAGCAAGCAGCTGCCCACTTGCCCCTCGCTCAGCGACATCGAACGCGTCGTCGAGTCCAAGAAGGGCTCCAATTACTCTCGAAATATTCGCCAGGAAAGCAACCGCAAGAGCGGTCCTTCCAAGCAGATCATTCTGGGCTGGACAGAGCCCAAAATCACCGAAATGCTCAACTACGAGGGGAAGTCTGCCAGGGAGTTTAAGTCGCTAGCTCCGCCAGCGGAGCCACAAGTGTCGATTGGATGGCAAGTGCCGAAGCCCCAGCCGCAGCCAGTTGTCCCAAAGGTGTCCCTGGACACGGTCGATGGGATTATGAGCGAGAATTTCGCCGCCAACATGGAGCACAAGGAAACGCCCATTAAGTATCCGAAAATTATCAAAACAGCAGGCGGCCAGGCCAGCCAGAAGTTCATCTGGGGCGAGCAGTGGCGGAACCTCTCCCCCTGGAAAGGCAACAAGTCCAAGAAGCTGGGCTCCAAGTCGAAGAACTTTCTCAACAACTCCAAGAAGAAGATCCTCCGATTCGTTTCGCCAAAGAAATCAAACCAGCAGGAGCCTCCGCGCGAGGAGCAAACAAGACCTCCTCCCAAGCTATGCACTGTGGGCGTCCAAACGTCCACTTCGCAGCTGGACCTACAGTCTCAGTCGCCGCCAGGCAGCTATCACTCTCCCATGCAGACCACTCCCTCCGGCACGACAACCTCAACCCGCCAGCACCTGGACAGGGAGCAGCCCTACTTCGACTTCGATCGTAAGGTGGACGCTCCGACGCCTCCCAAGAAGATTCCCCGAGCGAATCGTGCTCGCAAATTGGATTTCCAAACAGAGGCAGCTCCCACCACCTATCGCTCGTACCACAAGGATCTGGATCAGGATGTTACTCTGACCAAAATGGGCTACCTGCTCAGCAGCATTCGCTCCAAGCTGGAGGCCAGCGACGAACGAGCCATACAAACATTTCGG gactGTTCCCGATTTGAGTCCCGTCACTCGTCTCTGGAGCAATTCCCACGGCAAACTGAAAGCTACGACTGCACCGATGGACCCAGCTCTCAGACTACCGTCTCTGTGGGCACCACTCGACCCTTGCTCCACAGGGAACTTGATAGCGAGCCCATTTACTCGGAGATCGAGGAGGATTGCATGCGGATCAGGGGAAGTCCACATCATGAGGTTAAGACTGCAGTGCAGCGTATAACTCCCACGCCCACTGCCACGCCGCCGCCTAGCTCGGCATCCTATGTTAGTGAGATTACTCCAGTGCCTTCGCCCTCGTCCGCTGATGTGGAGGCCATGTATGCCAGGGTGCAAAAGACTCCAAAAAACTCGCCACAGATCAAGGGAAAACCCAGTCAGTTGATAATGCCTCCCCAGGAGGAACGAACTGAAATTGTTGTACAAAAAATGCCTCCGCAAAGATCTAATCAGGTAGTACAGTCTGGAATTGATCAAAATACTCACAACCAGCCCGTAGCATTGGGCCATTTTCTTCACGAGTCCTTGAAGAACGGCAGCTTCTTCCAGTTTATGCCACTGCCTGAGGAACCAAGTGGCACAGAGTCTTCTTGTTCAGCCAGCCAAACAACCGCATCTTCCGTGATACGCCAATCAGTCTTAAAGACTTCGCCTCCTCTGATCCACCAATCCTTGAACAACATCAGCGAAAAGGACTCGCCTCCCAAAAGTTACCGTAATCTCTCCCGCTCGCAGCTCTCTCTGCAGCGCAGTGAGATCTTCCTGGACAACTTGTGCCGCAGTGAACTGGTACTAGATCGCCTCGAAAAGGTGCCCAAT CAGACCTGCTCCAATGTTGATTCCGTGTCGTATGACCTACCAAATGAAGGCGGTGATGAGTTATACGGAGATTACAGCATGGGAGAGGCTGAAAGTGGCAGGAGTTCCATTGGCGGCAATGATTACGGCTCCGGTCAGATCGATCCTCAACCAGAGAACCAGAGCACCCCCAAGAAGCAAGTGCCGCCGAAGAGCCAGCGCTTCACAACTAAG CCGACACGCAATCTCAGCATTGATATAAACGATAGCCAGACCACGCCTCTGCGTCCTCTGGGCCAGAATATCAGCTTCAGCTGCCCCACAACTCCTCAGCAGGCGGAGCTACAGGTGGGTAACTCAACGGGATtccacaacaacagcagcagcttgGTGGAACTAGGCCAGGTGACCCTGCCGAACAATCCCAGCGACAGCCAGCTGATGTCGGTCAGCGCCCTGGCCCGCTGCCGCCTGCTGAAGGATGCACTGCGTCGGTCGTACCGCAAGGGTAAGGACTTTTTCAAAGCAGAGAAGCTGCGACTCACAAACACCTTGAACATATCGCGGGATCAGTCGAATCAAACTGATGGCGAGCTGGACAGCAGCAGCTACTATGCCAGCTTTAATTTGGATTCTCTGCTAAATGAATCCCTGACCACCAACGAGCAACTGGCTCAAGCTGTCAGTATTTGTCGCCAGATGCCAGAGCTGGAGATTTCTGCTGAAATGGTGGAGGCAGAGCGGTTACTTCTCTTCTCCAGCCTACGGAAGTCGAAGCCTGGTAGACTCGCGAATGAGGAAGCTTTGGCGTCTCGGAGGCAATCGCAGTGCCTACTTATCGATGGCATGAAGCTGCCAGTGCGTGCGGACGTTAATCAGGATATGTTTTTCAACTACCACTATATCTGCACCTTTGAGTGCGGAGGCCGCATTCGTTCCACCCAGTCGGTGGAGTGCCAGAATGGCTCCGCCCTGTTCCGCGATTGCGGACTGGAGTTCTATAGCGCAGATAAAGCAGAGTCTTTGGAGCTGCATTGCCAGATCTTTATGTTGAGGCTTCGCAAGGTGTCCACTCTATCACTGGAGCCTGCCAAATCCCTG cGACGAGGCAGCGGGAATTTAGGCTCCTCTAATTCCAGTTCCTCTGCTGGTTCTGGCTCTGAGCACATAGTCTCCCGCTTTCGTCTGCACGCCTCTTTCACCTTGAGGGCCATGGACCTGTCACCCTTCGAAGTGGTGGGCAGTGAAACAAAAGCCAGTGATACGATTTGCTTGCGTAGTTCCCGATCCTGGCCGCTGCCCATTAAAGCTCACACAAAATCCACAAATCTGGGACCAGGAATAGCAATTACCGGCCGGGTTGATCTTCGACTGCCCAAGACCCGTTTTTCCGGCTACCTGAATGTCCAGGATCCTAGGAACCAGCACCACTGGAACCGCAGATGGTGCAGTCTGGATGGCTTGGAGCTATCTGTCTGGCAACATGAGCACAATCTTGAGAATGAGACTCCCATTTTTTCCCTAGAGCTGCCAGGACGTGGAAAGTTTTGTGTAGAAGCGGCTCCACGAGATCTTTGTGCCAGGGCCAGGAGTTTCCTTCTGCAAGGAAAGGAATCAGACTACGAATCGGGCGTATTCTTTGCCGCCGACACCCAGGCTGAGCTATTGGAGTGGCTTCGCCATCTGAACGAGGCTCTGGAGTTCGCCAGGCACTGGCTGAGTGCCCCTTAA